The window CCCTGATGGGCGAGCGGACCGAGATGTACTACATGCCGCAGATGAGCCCGCTACCGGCCCACCTCGGCGTGGAAGCATGGGCCGCGGACCGCGCGATCGAGTTGGTTCGCCACAACGACGCGCGGCCCTGGTTCGGCTTCGTCTCGTTCGTGGGCCCGCATCCGCCGCTCGCGCCGCCCCTCCCCTTCAACCGTATGTACGACCCGGATCGCATGCCCAACCCGGTCCGCGGCTCGCTCGAGGCCGACCACATGGACGAGCAGATCCCGTGGATGAACCACATGATCTGGGCCGAGGACATCAACGATCCGCACGCGCGCTGCCTGCGCGCGCGCTACTACGGCGAGATCAGCTACATCGACGCCTGCGTCGGCCGCATCCTCGACGCAGTGGAGGCGACGCCTCAAGCCGACAACACCCTGATCGCTTTCTTCTCCGATCACGGCGACCACATGGGCGATCACGCCGCCTGGCAGAAGGAGAGCTTCTTCGACGTGTCGTGCCGCGTGCCGTTCCTGCTGAGCTGGCCGCGACAGCTGGCGGCCGGCGTCGAGCGCGACGACCTCGTGTGCCTCGCCGACCTCCTCGGCATCGCCACCACGGCCGCCGGCAAGGCCGACCTCCGCGATGGCGTCGACGTGCTCGGCGCGGTCATTAGCGGCGCGGCGCCGCGCCGCCACCTCTGCGGCTGGTACGGCGCTCCGGGCACCGACCATTACAAGGTGATGACGGTCTCCGGCGACTGGAAGTACATCTACATCGCCAACGGCGGTCGCGAGCAGCTCTTCAACCTGCGCGAGGACCCGGCCGAGATCCGCTCGCTCGCCGCCGCGCGGCCGGACGTGGCCGCCGACCTGCGCGCGCTGGCCGTTGAGGCCACGAGCCGCGCGGGCTCTGCCCGCGCTCTTCAGGAGGGCCGCCTGCGCGCGTTCCCGCACACGCAGTGGCCACGCGCCCGCATCTACCAATTCGACGCTTCGCGCGGCGTGACCGGGTTCCCGCCGACGCCCGCTCAGATCCACTACGAGAAACACTGACGCGCGCGGGAGCGCCCGTGCCGGCGCCCATGCGCGCAGCGGCTGGCCGGGCGCATGGCGGCGGGTCGCCCGGCTGGCGGCCCGGGTCGCCCTGGAAGGGTGGCTCGCTAGGGCGGACCGGGCCGGGGAGGCCACCGATGGACCTGGTGGAACTCGCGTTGACGCTCGGGGAGGTACCCGGGATCGGCCCGCGCACGCTGGCGGCCGTTCTGCGCCGCGGCGCGGTGCTCCGACTTGCCCCTGACGACGTGCTGCGCCTCCCGGCGGGCGATCTGGCGAGCGCCCTCGGCATTCACCGGCCGGCCGCGGAGGCGCTCGCATCGTCCGGGTCTCGCCTGGCGGCCCGCGCCGCACAGGACGCCCGGATGCTCCGCCGCGCCGGCGTGCGCGTCGTGACGCTGCTGGACGCGACGTACCCGCGCGCGCTGCTGTCTCGCCTGGACGATCCCCCGCCGGTCGTGTTCGCGAGTGGCGACCTGTCGGTGCTCGAGCGCCCGCTCTTCGCCGTGGCCACCTCCAACGACGCGCCCGAGGCCGCCCTGCGCGCGGGCGACGCCGCGGCCGAGGCTGCCGTGGCCGCTGGATGGGCGCCGCTCACCGGCCACAACCGGGTCGCCTACCAGCGGCCCGCCCTCGTGGCGCGACGTCACGGAGCGCCCATCGGCTTCGTGCTGGATCGGGGCATCGCCGAGGCGTTCGGGGGCGACTACCGGCGCGACCTGTTCGCGGCGCTGCGCATCTGGCCGGGGGCCGAGCGCGCGGACCGTGACCTGGCGCTGAGCACGTTCGGAATCCGCGACCACGGCAGCGTGCTCAACAACCGGCGGCGCGATGCTCTCATCTTCGCGCTGAGCCAGGCCGTCTTCGCCACCTGCGTGCGCCCGCGCGGCGAGATGGAGCGCCACTGCCTGCGCGCGCTGCGGTCCGGCCGTCCGGTGTACCTTGTCGGCGGCAACGGCGGCGCGAGCGAGCCGCTCGCGCGGGCCGGCGCCGCCGCTCTCGACCCGCTCGCGTCAAACGCCGTGTGCGCCGCACTCCAGACGGTGGCCCTGGGCACGCCGCCGTAGACGCGCGCCGCGCCGCCGCCCACCCTCAGGGCGATCCGACGCGGCGGATGCAGCATCGCTAGCGAACGCGGGCGTAGCGGCGGACCCATGCGCCGCGCGGCTCCTCGCGGTGCCCGGGCGGCCGGGCGGGAAGGCGGCCACGATGTCGACACGTCCCGAGCGCGCGCCGATGGCGCCCGTCACCCTCGAGAGCGCGCCCGTTAGAGCGATCGTCGACGCGCGCGCGCCGCGGCCCCAGCGAGGAGTCACGCTTCGCGCGGTGGCCCTCGGAGTGCCGCTCATCTTCCTCAACTGCTACTGGATCCTTGAGATCGAGGGCATCTGGCACTCCAACCACGCCACCGCGATGTCCCTCTTCTGGAACACGGTCTTCTTTCTGTTCCTCCTCGTTGTGCTCAACGTGTTCGTCCTCCAGCGACTTGCCCCACGCATGGCGCTCAGCCAGGGCGAGCTGATCACCGTCTACGTCATGATGACGCTGGGATCGGCGCTCGCCGGCCACGATTCGCTTCAGCTTGGCATCCCGGCGGTCGGCGGCTTCCCGGTGTGGTTCCAGTCGCAACAGCCGTCACTTGGCTGGGACAAGTTCACGGCCTACTTTCCCGACTGGCTGATGGTGAAGGACCTGGAGGTGCTGCGGCCCTACTACGAAGGGCTGGGATCGGCGGTACTCTACACACGGGCCCACCTGCTGGCATGGCTCGGGCCGGTGGCCTGGTGGTGCGCGTTCATCGGCGCGTTCGGCACAGTGATGGTCTGCCTGAACGTCATCATCCGCAAACAATGGATGGAGAACGAGAAGCTCTCCTACCCCATCGTGCAGCTCCCGATGGCGATGACCACCGGCGGCGGCACGCTCGACTTCTTCCGCCACAAGCCATTCTGGCTCGGCTTTCTGCTGGGCGGCCTGCTCGATACCTACAACGGCATCGCGACGCTCTACCCGTCGGTACCACTGATCCCGGTGCGTCACGACTACGCTCCGCACGACCTGGGCCAGTACTTCACGGTCCATCCGTGGAACGCCGTCGGGGGCCTTCCGCTCCCCCTCTACCCCTTCATCATCGCGCTCGGCTACTTTCTGCCGCTCGACCTGTCGTTCTCGCTCTGGTTCTTCTACCTGCTGAAGAAGGCCCTGCTCGTGTACGCGGCGGCGGCCGGGATCGAGGCGGTCGGCGCGCACGGCTTCCCCTACCTCACGGAGCAGTCGTTCGGGGCGTGGTTCGCCATTTTCGGTATGGCCGTCTGGGCGGCACGCTCACACCTGCGGGCCGTCTGGCGCCGCGCGATCGCCAACGACGGGGCGCTCGACGACAGCGGCGAGCCGATGCGCTACCGAACGGCGCTGATCCTGCTCGCGGCGGCAAGCGCGTTCCTGTTCTGGTTCTGCTGGCGCGCCGGCATGACCCCGATGGTGATCCTCATCTACTTCGCCATCTTCTTCGTGCTCTCGGTCGGCATCACGCGCATCCGCGCCGAGCTTGGCCCGCCCGCCCACGAGATGGCGGGGAACATGAACTCACCGTTCCTGATGACCCTGTTCGTGGGCACGGCCGG is drawn from Chthonomonadales bacterium and contains these coding sequences:
- a CDS encoding sulfatase-like hydrolase/transferase codes for the protein MSGDEPGHRPTRRQFVLAAACGALALGSESMAQAEGWQDRPNVLFLMCDQFRADAIAALGNPHIYTPNIDRLVRRGLAFRRAYTTCPVCVAARYTVRTGRQPPTTGIYSNALPDLAPGQAPGMEERCGPYLARAMTALGYRAFGVGKFHTHPWDEDVGYERQLHSEELYGTPEQRARDGYAGFIAREHPEYDWVEALMGERTEMYYMPQMSPLPAHLGVEAWAADRAIELVRHNDARPWFGFVSFVGPHPPLAPPLPFNRMYDPDRMPNPVRGSLEADHMDEQIPWMNHMIWAEDINDPHARCLRARYYGEISYIDACVGRILDAVEATPQADNTLIAFFSDHGDHMGDHAAWQKESFFDVSCRVPFLLSWPRQLAAGVERDDLVCLADLLGIATTAAGKADLRDGVDVLGAVISGAAPRRHLCGWYGAPGTDHYKVMTVSGDWKYIYIANGGREQLFNLREDPAEIRSLAAARPDVAADLRALAVEATSRAGSARALQEGRLRAFPHTQWPRARIYQFDASRGVTGFPPTPAQIHYEKH